TCGTGGCAAGCGCTTTTGTCGGCGCAAGAGTAGTGAAAACCTTCAATCAACTCCCTGCGGCACTGTTAGCCAAAGATCCTGCGCGAGATGGAGGGCGCCAAGTGATGTTTATGTGGAGCCGGGATCAGGAAGCCAACAACATCGTTACCCAACTGGTGGATCAGTTGGGCTTTGCCCCGATTTCGCTTGGCACTATTGCTGATGGCGGCAAACTGCTGGAACTGGGTGGCCCGCTCATCCTTCAAAATATCGTCAAGTATCAATAATCGATGTGCAGCATTACGCGTGAGGCGGATCAAATATCCTTTGAGATCTTACTTTGCACGAAGTATTCAAGGGGATTGTTGCCAGATAGAGAGGCTCGGCGCTCGCCAGGGTAACCGATTCTTCAAGCCGCTATTAGTGGATGTGCTTCGCGCGAATGGCTGTTTTCGGCGTGATTTAAAAAAGGCCCTTTAAGCGCCCGTTTGTACTCAAACAAAAATCACTTGGTCGCGAATCATTTTTCCTTTCGAGACGAGTATCAAGAGACCGGGCGCTCGATTCTGACGTTCCACGCTCCCAATGATTCGCGAAAGACTGAACGAGTCAGGGCACATGCTTTCGAAAATTGAGCGCTTTAAATTTCGAACGCAAGGAGAGATGCAATGCCTGACAAAAACTTGGTTTCACCAGTAAAACGTAAAGACGAGAAGGACTCTGTTGTCGACTCAGACCTGCCAGCTACAGGCTTAACAGATGACGAACGGGTGGTGAGGGACGATCAATTTCTCGGTGACGAATCACGAGTAGAACCTGGCCCAGGCGACCTCGAGAGACTCAAGGACTAGCCAGGTTTTCGTCTGATATAGGCGCCATGGGCATTTCAATAAGGCTTCTACTGCTTGCACTTTAATTTTTTGGGGGGATAACACGCATGCGCCAGCAAACCTCATTCATATTCGATCTGGATGGCACGTTGACTGATAGCGTTTACCAGAATGTCTTTGCGTGGAAGACAGCATTGGATTCCGAAGACATTCCATTGGCCATGTGGCGAATTCACAGAAAGATCGGTATGAGCGGCGGGCTGATGCTCAAGATGTTAGCCCGTGAGACCGGCCTGAAAATCACACCCGACCAGGCCAAAAGGCTCAGCGATAAACATGATAAAGCCTACAAGGATCTGCAAGGCCAGATAACCGCTCTCCCTGGCGCTGTCGAGCTTCTCGATACCTTGAACCGCGAGCAGCTCAAGTGGTGTATTGCGACCAGCGGTGGGATGGATACTGCAGCAATAAATCTGAAGGCATTGGGCTTGGATATCTCGAAGGTCAATCTCATCACCCGTGATGACGTGAAGTATGGCAAGCCCGATCCAGACCTTTTCCTCGCCGCTGCAAGCAAACTCAATGTACCCATCGAAAATTGCCTGGTGATCGGCGACGCCATCTGGGACATGCTTGCCGCACGCCGCTGTAAGGCCACCGGTATAGGGCTGCTTTCTGGTGGTTACGACACAGGAGAGCTTGAACGTGCTGGTGCACTCCGCGTCTACGAGGATCCACTGGCACTGCGGCGGCACCTGGACGAGGTTGCTTCCCGTCCGTGAGCAATCTGTAAGTTGGTGTGCTCCCCGCTCGCGGCGACGTTCACGCATGCAGCCATGCCAGACGATTGATCGGGTGGTGTTCCAGTGTTCCTCAAAATCGACGATCCGAGGCATTGCATTCACCCGATACAACTGCGCCCAGCCGGCACTCCTTTAACTCCGACAAGTTTCACGCTGCGATAGACAGGGAAAGCGCTTACAAGACTAGCTAGGCTCCACTGGCGCCGGCATTGCCACTCTTGAACAGACAAAAAGCAGCATGCCTATCAGGATCAAGACCCCTCCCCGCATCCATGTTTCCAGACTTTGCTGACTGAGCAGGACCAGGCAAGAGACGATAGCAAGTACCGGAACCCACGTAGGCACTCGAAAGTGATCTTCCGCCACCTCGTCACGGCGCAGGATTAACACGGACAAATTAGTGCTGAGAAATACAAACAGCAGGAGCAGGACGACGGTTTCGGCCAATGTAGCGAGCGTTCCCGTCAATGTGAGTGCGATTGCTACAAGGGTGGTGGCGATGACCGCGACCCAGGGGGTGCGTCGCTGAGGCAGCACCTTGCTCAAGGCGTTCGGCAAAAGCCCTAGACAGGCCATGCCATAAGTGAGGCGACTCGCCATTATCATGGTTAACAGCGCGCCGTTGGCTACCGCGATCAGTGCAATGAAGGCGAAGACGCGAGGCGGAATGTTTAAACCTGACGCCCGAACCACTTCAAGAAGAGGAGCCGAGGTTGCCACAAGTTTTTCCATGGGCAGTACGGAAGATGCCGCGACGCCGACGGCCATGTAGACGACTCCGGCGGTTAGCAATGCGGCAAATAATGCGCGCGGGTAAACATTTCGAACGTCTCGAATTTCTTCCGCGAGATTGGCGGATGTTTCGAATCCTACGAAGGAATAGAACGCGATCAACGCGGCACCCAAAACCGCTAACATCGGGCTGATCCCCGGCTTGAATTCCAGGCTGCGACCCAAATCCGCTTCGCCTGTACT
The window above is part of the Pseudomonas prosekii genome. Proteins encoded here:
- a CDS encoding HAD family hydrolase; the protein is MRQQTSFIFDLDGTLTDSVYQNVFAWKTALDSEDIPLAMWRIHRKIGMSGGLMLKMLARETGLKITPDQAKRLSDKHDKAYKDLQGQITALPGAVELLDTLNREQLKWCIATSGGMDTAAINLKALGLDISKVNLITRDDVKYGKPDPDLFLAAASKLNVPIENCLVIGDAIWDMLAARRCKATGIGLLSGGYDTGELERAGALRVYEDPLALRRHLDEVASRP
- a CDS encoding APC family permease — its product is MLFLFILGDVLGAGVYALAGTIAGEVGGAIWVPLLIALFFAMLTAGSYAELVTKYPHAGAASVFAEKAFRSPLISFLVGFCMLSAAVTSAAGLSLAFAGDYLAAFIHVPPHIAALLFLVVIALLNARGIKESLGANLVMTVIELSGLLLVVVAAAWYFSTGEADLGRSLEFKPGISPMLAVLGAALIAFYSFVGFETSANLAEEIRDVRNVYPRALFAALLTAGVVYMAVGVAASSVLPMEKLVATSAPLLEVVRASGLNIPPRVFAFIALIAVANGALLTMIMASRLTYGMACLGLLPNALSKVLPQRRTPWVAVIATTLVAIALTLTGTLATLAETVVLLLLFVFLSTNLSVLILRRDEVAEDHFRVPTWVPVLAIVSCLVLLSQQSLETWMRGGVLILIGMLLFVCSRVAMPAPVEPS